The Streptomyces puniciscabiei genomic interval ACCGGCGCGCCGACCAGGGCCGGGTCCACGACCAGCACGACCAGTTCGTCCGGGCCGTCGTAGTCGCCGTAGAGGAACTCGGCGATGCGCGGGAGCTGTTCGCGGGTGGAGAAGTGGATGAAGCCCTCCTCCTGCAGGGTGCGGCCACGGGTCGACACCTCATAGGTGCCGCGCTCGCGCGCCGCCTCCCACAGGGAGCGCTCGGTGATGTGGACGATGTGCGGAGGTTTCGGCATGCGGCCACGCTACGGTCTCGGCCGGGCCGCGCGCGTCTGCTTATCCGGCGCCGATGTCGTCGGCGGCGTCCATGACGGGCCGGATCACCACGGGGTAGTCGGTCAGGCCCTCGGGACCGGGGCAGCGGGTGACGCGTTCGGCGATCTCGGTGACCCGGGCCAGGCTCGCGCACTCCAGCAGCCAGTAGCCGACGATCACCTCCTGGGTCTCGCCGTACGGGCCGTCGGTGATCACCGTTCCGCCGTCCTCGCCGCGGGCGACCAGCCGGGTCCGGGCGGGCTCCGCCAGGCCCTCGGCGTCGATGAGTTCGCCCGATTCGGTGAGGTCGTCGTTGAGCCAGCTCATGTAGGCGTACATGGCCTTCAGCTGTACCTGGGTCCAGGCAGGGGCGTGCGGGGTGGCCCTGCCGCTCATCGCGTCGTAGTCCGCCTGCGTACCCTGCACCATCACCAGGTACTTCATGGTCCGCTCCTTCGGCTCGAGACTCCCGGCCCGGCTCAGGATTTCTCGGCCGCGGATTCACCGGGGCGCGGATGCTCGGTCACGTCGGGCGGAGCCGCGGGCTCGACGGGCTGCCCGTAGGCCGCGCAGCCCGGGTTGCGGCAGGGGCCGGGACCCCACACCGGTACCCAGGCGCCGAGCGTCTTGCGCCGTCCGACGACCGTGTCGACGGGCTGTCCGCAGACGGGACAGACGTGGCCCTCGCTGTCCATGTCCTCAGGGTAGGGCGGGCGGGGGACCGGCGCTTCCCGCGGCACGTCGGCATGCACCCAGGAAACGAGCCCCGCGCATCGTGGGGTTGCGCGGGGCTCGGCGGGCCGGAGCCCCGGAGTCCGTGCGGGGTCAGGGAGCCGCACGGGCCCGGGACTCCGGGGTCTTCCCGGCTGCCGGGGCTGCGGCGCTCAGCTGCTGCGCCGGGTCACGAACTCGGCGAGCGCCAGCAGACCGCCCGCCGCCTCCGGGACGGGGACCGCGCGGGACAGCTCCTGCACGGCGCGGGCCATCCGGTCGGCCGCCTCGGCCTGCGCCCAGTCCCGGCCGCCGGCCCGCTCCACGGCCTGGGCCGTCAGCGCGATGCCCTCGACGTCACCGGTGACGTACGGCTTCCCGTACAGCCCGGCGAGTTCGGCCGCGGCCTCGGTGCCGGAGGACAGGGCCGCCACCACGGGCAGGGACTTCTTGCGGGCGGCGAGATCGGCACCGGCCGGCTTTCCGGTGTGGCGGGGGTCGCCCCATATCCCGATGACGTCGTCGATCAGCTGGAAGGCGAGCCCCGCCTGACGGCCGAAGCCGTCGAGTGCCGCCACGTCGTCCGGGCCGGCGCCCGCGTACAGCGCCCCGAGGGCGCAGGCGCAGCCGAGCAGGGCGCCGGTCTTCGCCTCGGCCATGGCGAGCACCTCGTCGAGGGTGACCTCGTCCGGGCCTCGGTGCTCCATGTCCGTGTCGGTGTGCTGGCCTGCGCACAGCTCCACGACACAGTCCGCGAGCCGGGCCGCCGCCGGGCGGGCGGCCGGGTGCGGGTCCTCGGCGAGCAGCCGCAGGGCCAGCGCCTGCAGGGCGTCACCGGCGAGGATCGCGTCGGCGTCGCCGAACACGGTCCAGGCGGTGGGACGGTGCCGGCGGGAGGTGTCCCGGTCCATCACGTCGTCGTGCAACAGCGTGAAGTTGTGGATCAGTTCGACCGCCACGGCCGCCCGGACCGCCGCCGTACGGGCCGCGGGTCCGCCGAGGGCCGAGGCCGCGGCCAGGACGAGCGCGGGCCGTATCGCCTTGCCCGCCCTGCCGGTCGCCGGGGTGCCGTCCGCGTGCTGCCAGCCGAAGTGGTAGAGCGCGATCCGGCGCATGGGGGCGGGCAGCGACTCCAGGGCCGCCCGCAGCTCCGGGTCGACGACGGCCCGGGTGCGCTCCAGCAGCGCCGCTGCCTCCTGTCCTTCGACCTGCCCGTCGAGCGGGCCGGCACCGGCGGTCCTCCCCCGGCGTTCCCCCGCCGTGCCGTGGTGCGGCACGGCGGGGGAACGCTGTTCGGTCTCCGTCATGAACTCGGCCATGTCTCCCCCTCGCCAGGTCCGCGGACACCGGCGTCGCCGGCCCGGCCGGACGCATATTCCGAGGGTCTACCCTGCCCGGCGGGCGGGGACACGGCCGCGAAGTGCGGAAACGTCACCTCCACCGGCCGATCTCGACGTTCTCCAGCACGCCGAGCGCGTCGGGTACCAGCACGGCGGCCGAGTAGTAGGCCGTCACCAGGTACTTGATGATGGCCTGTTCGTTGATGCCCATGAAGCGGACGGACAGGCTCGGCTCGATCTCGTCCGGGATGCCCGACTGCCTGAGGCCGATGACACCCTGGTCCTGCTCACCCGTACGCATCGCGATGATCGAGGTCGTGCGCTCGGGGGTGACCGGGATCTTGCCGCACGGGTAGATCGGCACGCCGCGCCAGGTCGGGATGCGGTTGCCGCCGATCTCGACGGTCTCCGGGACCAGTCCCCGCTTGTTCAGCTCGCGCCCGAACGCGGCGATCGCGCGCGGGTGGGCCAGGAACAGCTTGGTGCTGCGCCGGCGGCTGAGCAGCTCGTCCATGTCGTCCGGGCTGGGCACGCCGTCGTGCGGCTGGATCCGCTGGTCGTACTCGCAGTTGTGGAGCAGGCCGAAGTCGCGGTTGTTGATCAGCTCGTGCTCCTGGCGCTCCTTGAGCGCCTCGACGGTGAGCCTGAGCTGCTGCTCGGTCTGGTTCATCGGCTGGTTGTAGAGATCGGCCACGCGCGTGTGGATGCGCAGCACGGTCTGGGCGATGCTCAGCTCGTACTCACGGGGCCGCGCCTCGTAGTCCACGAAGGTGTGCGGGATGTCGGGCTCGCCGGAGTGGCCGGCCGCCAGCTCGACCGCCTTCTCGCCGTACTTGTTGGTCCGCTGCTCCGGCACCGAGCGCAGCCGCTCGAGGTGGTCGCGCAGGGTGTCCGCGCGCTCGGCGACCTGCTGGAAGTCCTGGCGGCCGAGGACCAGCACGGTGGTCGCGGTGGCCGCTCGGACGGTGTACTCCCAGATGGCCTCCGGGTCGAGCAGCGCCTGGTCGCCGAAGTAGGCGCCGTCGGCGAGGACTCCGAGGACCGCGTCGTCGCCGTAGGGGCCGGTGCCGATCTTCTCGACCCTGCCGTGGGCCAGCAGGTACACCTCGCCCGTCTGGTTGCCGAAGTCGGCGATCACCTCGCCGGGCGCGAAGTCGCGCTGACGGCAGCGCCGGGCGAGCTCCGTCAGCACCTCCTCGTCCTCGTAACCGCGCAGGGCCGGCAGCTCGCCGAGTTCGGCCGGGATGACCTCGACCTGGTCCCCGGTCTTGACGAAGGTGATGCGGCCGTCGCCGACGGAGTACGTCAGCCGCCGGTTCACCCGGTACGTGCCGCCCTGTACGTCCACCCACGGGAGTGTGCGCAGCAGCCAGCGGGAGCTGATCTCCTGCATCTGTGGAACAGACTTGGTGGTGGTGGCCAGGTTCCGCGCGGCCGCGGTCCCGAGGGACTGCTGTGGCCTGCCCTGTTCCGTGCGGACCTCTTCGCCTACCGACATAGAGAATTGCCTCCCAGGTATGCCCGGCGCCGAATCGCAGGGGGCACCGGTCTCGGCACCGAGCCTTCCATCACGCACCGTGGCCGCACCATTACCCGAAAGAGCGGGAATGGATCATCGGATGAGTGGGCAGGAAGAGGGACCTCGACCCCTCATCCATCCCCCACCCAGGTGACAATGAAGCCGTGACCAGCAGCGACCCGCTCACCCCCCGCCTGCCCTCCCCTCTCCAGGAGGTACGGGACGAACGGTTCGAGCGGCGCGGTCTCCGGCTCCTGCTCAAGCGGGACGACCTGATCCACCCCGACCTCGTCGGCAACAAATGGCGCAAGCTCGTGCCGAACATCGACGCGGCGCAGGGCCGCCCCCTGGTGACCTTCGGCGGGGCCTACTCCAACCACCTGCGGGCCACCGCAGCCGCGGGCCGCATCCTCGGGCTGCCGACCACCGGCGTGGTCCGCGGCGACGAGCTGGCCGACCGCCCGCTGAACCCCTCGCTGGCCCGGTGCGCGGCGGACGGCATGCGGCTGCACTTCGTCGACAGGTCGACGTACCGGCAGAAGAACGAGCCGGAGACGCTGGCCGCGATCCTGCGCTCGGCCGGCGCCGAGGAGGCGTACGTGGTGCCCGAAGGCGGCAGCAACAGCGCGGCCGTCCACGGCTGCCGGACCCTGGGCGAGGAACTGCGCGGACACGCCGACGTCGTCGCGGTCGCCTGCGGTACCGGCGGCACGCTCGCGGGCCTGGCCGCGGGGCTGGGCCCCGGGCAGCGCGCGCTCGGCGTGCCGGTGCTCAAGGGCGGCTTCCTGGAAGGCGGGACCGAGGCCTTGCAGGAGAGCGCCTTCGGCGCCCGTACCGGCTCCTGGTCCCTCGACGAGCGCTTCCACTTCGGCGGTTACGGCCGCACGCCCCCCGAACTGCACGCGTTCGCCGAGGACTTCGAGGACCGCCACGGGCTGCCCGTCGAACGTCTCTATGTCGCCAAGGTGCTCTACGGACTTGTCGCCCTGGCGGAGGAGGGTGCCTTCGCACGCGGCACGACGGTCGCCGCCGTCGTCACCGGCCGGCCGTTCCCCCAGGCCCTTGGGCCCGGGCGCTACTCCGCTTCCCGGTAGGCCGCCGCCTCCTCCAGGTCCAGGCGTCTGAGCAGGGCGCGCAGCATCTCGTCGTCGATGTAGCGGTGGTCGCGGAGCTTGACGAAGACCTCGCGTTCGGCGCCGATCATCTCGCGGGAGAGCCGGCGGTAGGTGTCGTCCACCGACTCGCCGGTGACGGGGTTGGTCTGGCCGAGGCGCTCCCAGACAGCGTTGCGGCGGCGCTCCAGGACCGTGCGCAGGCGGTCGGCGAGCGGTGGGGGCAGGGCGTTGCGCTCGTCGGCGAGGAGGTCGTCGAGGCGGCTCTCGGCGACGCGGGAGGCCTGGGCCTGGGCGTTGGCCTCGGCGAGGGTCTCGGCCTGCGGGTCGCGGCCGGGGAACCTCAGCAGGCGGATCAGCGGCGCGAGCGTGAGGCCCTGCACCACGAGGGTGCCGATGACCGTGGTGAAGGTCAGGAACAGGATCAGGTTCCGCTGCGGGAAGGAGGCGCCGCCGTGCACCGTGAGCGGGATGGAGAACGCGATGGCCAGGGACACCACACCGCGCATGGCGGCCCACGACGTCACGATCGGCGCCCGCCAGGTGGGGTTGTCCTCGCGTTCCCGGATGTGCCGGAAGAGCAGGCGGGGCAGGAAGGCCGCGGGGTACACCCAGATGAAGCGGGCCGCGACGACCACGAGGAAGACCGCGATCGCGTACCAGGCGGCGTCGGCCCCGTGGTACGCGGTCAACCCCTTGAGGACCGTGGGCAGTTGCAGGCCGATCAGCGCGAAGACCGCCGATTCCAGCAGGAAGGCGACCATCCGCCACACCGCGTCCTCCTGGAGCCGGGTGGCGAAGTCGACCTCCCACGCGTGGTGCCCGAGGTAGACCGCGACCACGACGACCGCGAGGACCCCGGAGCCGTGGAACTGCTCGGCGACGCCGTAGGCGGTGAACGGGATCAGCAGGGAGAGGGTGTTCTGGAGGAGGGCCTCCGTCAGGTGCGTGCGCAGCCAGTGGATCGGCACCATGAGCACCAGGCCGACGACGATCCCGCCGAGCGCCGCCCGCAGGAACTCGCCGATCCCGCCGGCCCAGGTGGCGCCCTCGCCGACGGCCGCGGCGAGGGCCACCTTGTAGGCGGTGATCGCGGTGGCGTCGTTGAGCAGGGACTCGCCCTGGAGGATGGTGGTGATCCTGGAGGGCAGGCCGACCCGGCGCGCGATCGCCGCGGCCGCGACCGCGTCCGTGGGCGCGACGACCGCGCCCAGCACCAGCGCGGCGGGCAGCGGCAGCCCTGGTACGACGAGGTAGGCGACCCAGCCGACGGCGAAGGTCGCGAAGAGCACGTACCCGATCGACAGCAGGCCCACGGGCCGCATCTGGGCGCGCAGATCGAGGTACGAGCTCTCGGTGCCCTCCTTGTACAGCAGCGGGGGCAGCACCAGGGGCAGGACGACCTGCGGATCCAGGGTGTAGTGCGGGATCCCGGGGATGTACGAGACCGCCAGGCCCACGGCGACCAGCAGCAGCGGCGCCGGCACCGGAGTGCGCCGGGCGGCCCCCGCGATCGCCGCACTGCCCGCCACCAGCAACAGCAGCGGCATCACGTCCATGATCCTCGCCCACCCTCGTTTTCCGCGCGGTCAGCCGCACGCCCGTCGTAATCTGGCAATCATGAAACAGTGCACGCACGCCGACGCGCTGCCGCACCCGGAACCGGAACCGCTCGATGCGACCTGCCCGGAGTGCCTGCGCGACGGCACGCACCCCGTGCAGCTGCGGCTGTGCCTCACCTGCGGCCATGTCGGCTGCTGCGACTCCTCGCCCGGACGGCACGCGACCCAGCACCACGAGACGTCCGGCCATCCGGTGATGAGGACCTTCGAACCCGGCGAGGACTGGCGGTGGTGCTTCGTCGACCACGTGCTCGTCTGAGCGGCTTTCCGTGTGATCGCATTCCCGCTCGACCCCGTTCTCGTGTGACACTGCATGCGGCGGCGGCCGCACGACGGTTCGAGCGTTTGACGTCTGGGTACGTCAACCCGGCGCGCGCTGTTCCCTTTTGGGCCCGCAAACCCTCTAGACACGGAGCGTATACACAGCTTTACTGTGAGTGACGCCAGGGGGGTTGGGGTCCCGGGACAGGAACGTTCGGAGCGCGATAGCGTCACCGCGGAACCGCGTCCGCGTTACCCCGGGGGGCGACCCTCGGCCCCGTAAAGCTTGTACCACCATGGAGGTGAGGGTGTCCCAGATCGCAGGCGAGCCCGCGGCGAACCAGGACTTCGTGGAAGTCCGGCTGCCGGCCGCGGGTGCCTACCTGTCGGTGCTGCGGACGGCCACGGCCGGACTCGCGGCCCGCTTGGACTTCACCCTGGACGAGATCGAGGACCTGCGCATCGCCGTGGACGAGGCCTGCGCGATCCTGCTCCAGCAGGCCGTGCCGGGCTCCGTGCTCGGCTGTGTCTTCCGGCTCGTCGACGACTCGCTGGAGGTCACGGTCTCGGCGCCGACCACGGACGGTCACGCCCCCTCGCGGGACACCTTCGCCTGGACCGTGCTCTCGGCCCTCGCGGGCAAGGTCTCGTCCGCCGTCGACGAGGACAAGACCGTGTCGATCAGCCTCTACAAACAGCGCGGCGCGGGCCCCGGCCCGGCGTGAGGAACGGGGACGGTCCGGTGCGGGACGAAGAGCGCGGCACACGGGAGCTGCCGGCCGGGGACGGGGGTGCCCCCTGGCCGAGCACGGGCGACCTCTCCGGGGAGGCTCCCCGGGACGGTTCCCGGCGCATGGCGGACGGCATCGACGGCATCCCCGAGCAGGCCAGACCGCATCCGGAGGACGACTCCGCGCACACCGCGGGCGACGGTGGCGCGCAGGCCGTACCGCCGGAGGACTCCGGCGGCACCGGAGCCGCCGGCCGCGCGGGGGCCAGGGCTCGGGGAAGGGCTACGGGCGGGACGATGAGCGAGCACGAGCGGTACGCCGAGGACGACGCGCCGAGCGCGAAGCCCGTGCAGGCCGCACAGCACGACCCGGCGGACCGCAGCGGGGCGCGGGCGATGTTCGTGGAGCTGCGCGCGCTGAAGGAGGGCAGCCCGGAGTACGCGGAGCTGCGCAATCAGCTGGTCCGTATGCACCTGCCGCTCGTGGAGCACCTGGCGCGCCGCTTCCGCAACCGCGGCGAGCCGCTGGACGACCTCACCCAGGTCGCCACGATCGGTCTGATCAAGTCCGTCGACCGGTTCGACCCGGAGCGCGGCGTGGAGTTCTCCACGTACGCCACGCCGACCGTGGTCGGCGAGATCAAGCGGCACTTCCGGGACAAGGGCTGGGCGGTCCGCGTGCCGCGCCGGCTGCAGGAGCTGCGGCTCGCGCTGACCACGGCGACGGCCGAGCTGTCCCAGCTGCACGGCCGCTCCCCCACGGTCCACGAGCTGGCCGAGAAGCTGGCCATCTCGGAGGAGGAGGTCCTGGAGGGCCTGGAGTCCGCCAACGCGTACTCCACGCTGTCCCTGGACGTCCCCGACACCGACGACGAGTCCCCGGCGGTCGCCGACACCCTCGGCGCGGAGGACGAGGCGCTGGAGGGCGTGGAGTACCGGGAGTCGCTCAAGCCCCTGCTGGAGGACCTCCCGCCGCGGGAGAAGCGGATCCTGCTCCTGCGCTTCTTCGGGAACATGACCCAGTCGCAGATCGCGCAGGAGGTCGGCATCTCCCAGATGCACGTCTCCCGGCTGCTGGCCCGCACCCTGGCCCAGCTGCGGGAGAAGCTGCTGGTGGAGGAGTAAGGGCCTTACTCGGCGCGGCCCGGTCCCTTGATGCCGAGGGCCCGGGTCGTCTCGCCGCTGACCAGGAGGATTAGCGCCGCCACGGCGACGACCGCGATGGCGATACCGGCCGGGATGGCCATGCTGTCGGCCTTGAGCAGGTTGTAGGCGATCGGCAGCGCCATGACCTGCGTGATCACCGCGGGACCGCGGCTCCAGCTGCGCCGCAGCAGCAGCCCGCGCGCGGCGAGCAGCGGCAGCAGCGCGAGCACGACGAGGGTGACCCCGAGGGTCACGGCCTGCTGCCGGTCGTCCGGGGACCCGGCGAGCCCGAGCACGAGCACCCACAGCCCACCGACCCCGAGGGCGACACCCTCCAGCCCGGCCAGCACAGCGGCATAGGTCAGCCGACGGGGACGGGGTTCCTGGGCGGGGTTCTGCTCACTGCTCACCCCAGCAGGGTAGCGGGGGTGGTGTCAGCGCCCCCGAAGGGGCGGCCCGCACACCGGCGGAGTGTCCAGGCTCACGCCCGTCCCTCTTACCCGATCCCTACCTCACTGTGGGCCCGGTACCCCCCAGTAGGTACGCTGCCATCCATGCGTGCACTTCTCGTGGTCAACCCGGCGGCAACCACCACAAGCGCACGCAGGCGTGACGTGCTGATCCACGCGCTGGCGAGCGAGATGAAGCTGGAGGCGGTCACCACCGAGTACCGCGGGCACGCCCGCGACCTCGGCCGGCAGGCGGCGGACAGCGACGACATCGACCTGGTCGTGGCCCTCGGCGGCGACGGCACGGTCAACGAGGTCGTCAACGGCCTGCTGCACGCCGGCCCCGACCCGGAGCGCCTGCCCGGCCTCGCCGTCGTACCCGGCGGCTCCACGAACGTCTTCGCCCGCGCCCTGGGCCTGCCCAACGACCCGGTCGAGGCCACCGGCGCCCTGCTGGACGCGCTGCGGGAGGGCCGGGAGCGGGTCGTCGGGCTCGGGCTGACCTCGGGCACGCCCGGCACCGAGGACGAGGCGGTCCCGGACCGCTGGTTCACCTTCAACGCGGGGCTGGGATTCGACGCGGGTGTCGTCGGCCGGGTGGAGCAGCAGCGCGAGCGCGGGAAGAAGTCGACGCACGCCTTGTACGTACGTCAGGTGATCCGGCAGTTCCTCGGTGAGCCGAACCGCCGGCACGGCTCGATCACGCTGTCGCGGCCCGGCGTGGACCCGATCGCCGATCTGGTGGTGGCCATAGTCTCGAACACGTCCCCTTGGACGTATCTCGGCAATCGCCCCATGTACACATCACCTAAGGCCTCGTTCGATACCGGCGTCGATGTGCTCGGTCTCAGCCGCCTGTCGACGGCCGCGGTTGCCCGGTATGGCACCCAGTTGCTCACTTCGTCCCCCGAGCGAGGCCCCCATGGTCGACATGTCGTCTCGCTGCATGATCTGGATCAGTTCACCTTGCATTCGAAGGCGCCCCTGCCCCTCCAGATGGACGGTGACCACCTGGGGCTGCGTACGAGCGTGACGTTCACAGGTGTACGCCGCGCACTGCGTGTGATTGTGTGAGCGGAACGGGCAAAAGTCCTTTCACTCGAACGTTTAGGCCAGGATCCACCCCATGGAAGTACGGCTGTGACCCAGTCGACACCGAGGAATCAAAAAAAACTTTCCGGAAGGGGTTGTATCCGTCGCTGAGGTTTGCGAGTCTCTACGTGGCGATCGGGACGGCCCGCAACACCGGCCTCCACTGATCACCGGAACCCCTCTTCAAACCAAGGACCACGCCGGGGAAGACTCGGCGGTCGGCCCTTCACTTGTTGAGGGATTCGTGAAAGCGTTCACATTCACAAGCAACCTGTACGTCATACGTTCAGAGAACCTAGGAGAGGTAGCAGCCATGGACTGGCGTCACAACGCCGTTTGCCGCGAGGAAGACCCCGAGCTCTTCTTCCCCATCGGCAACACCGGTCCTGCGCTGCTGCAGATCGAGGAAGCCAAGGCCGTCTGCCGTCGCTGCCCGGTGATCGAGCAGTGTCTGCAGTGGGCGCTCGAGTCCGGCCAGGACTCCGGCGTCTGGGGTGGTCTCAGCGAGGACGAGCGCCGCGCCATGAAGCGCCGCGCCGCCCGCAACCGGGCCCGTCAGGCCTCCGCCTGACATACCCACCCCTGCTGACAGCCTGAGCTTGGCGGCGCGTGCAGCACGCACGCATCTCCCGCCCCCGAGCCGCAGCGCGCAGTATCCCCCGATGCGCTTAGCGATATAAGCAGAGCAGCAACGAGCACGAGCCTCGGACCAACGGCGGTCCGGGGCTTTTTGCTGTGCCCGCCGGCTTTTGCCGTGCCCGCTCTCGGTATGACGAACGGCCGCCGCCGTACGGCAGTTGGCCTACTTCTGCGCCCGCACCGGAATGTCGAGGATCACCCTGGTCCCCCGCCCCGGCGCCGGGACCATGTCGAAGGAGCCGCCCAGCTCGCCCTCCACCAGGGTGCGGACGATCTGCAGGCCGAGGTTGCCCGAGCGGTGCGGGTCGAAGTCCTCGGGCAGGCCGACCCCGTCGTCCTGGACGGTGACCAGCAGCCGGGCCTCCTTCGTCGTACCGCCCCGGACCGCGGAGACCTCGACCGTGCCGGTGTCGCCCTCCCGGAAGCCGTGCTCCAGGGCGTTCTGCAGGACCTCGGTGAGGACCATCGACAGCGGCGTGGCCACCTCGGCGTCGAGGATCCCGAACCGACCGCTGCGCCGGCCGGTCACCTTGCCCGGCGAGATCTCGGCGACCATGGCCAGCACCCGGTCGGCGATGTCGTCGAACTCCACGCGCTCGTCCAGGTTCTGAGACAGCGTCTCATGCACGATCGCGATCGAGCCGACCCGGCGGACGGCCTCCTCCAGGGCCTCCCGGCCGCGCTCGGAGTCGATGCGCCGGGCCTGGAGGCGCAGCAGCGCGGCGACCGTCTGGAGGTTGTTCTTCACCCGGTGGTGGATCTCCCGGATGGTCGCGTCCTTGGTGATCAACTCCCGCTCGCGGCGCCGCAGTTCGGTGACGTCCCGGCACAGCACCAGCGAACCGATCCGGGTGCCCTTGGGCTTGAGCGGGATCGCCCGGAACTGGATCACCCCGTCGTTGGCCTCGATCTCGAACTCGCGCGGCGCCCAGCCGCTGGCCACCTTGGCGAGCGCCTCGTCGACCGGTCCCCGGGTCGGGGCGAGTTCGGCGGTGGTCTGGCCGAGGTGCTGCCCGACCAGGTCGGCGGCGAGGCCGAGGCGGTGGTAGGCGGACAGCGCGTTCGGCGAGGCGTACTGGACGAGGCCGTCCGCGTCGAGCCGGATCAGACCGTCGCCGACGCGCGGCGCGGCATCCATGTCGACCTGCTGGTCCGGGAACGGGAAGGAGCCGGCCGCGATCATCTGCGCGAGGTCCGAGGCGCTCTGCAGGTAGGTGAGCTCCAGGCGGCTCGGGGTGCGGACCGTGAGCAGGTTGGTGTTGCGGGCGATCACGCCGAGGACGCGGCTCTCACGCCGTACGGGGATGGACTCGACCCGTACGGGGACCTCTTCACGCCACTCCGGGTCGCCCTCGCGCACGATCCGGCCCTCGTCCAGCGCCGCGTCCAGCATGGGCCGCCGGCCGCGCGGGACCAGGTGGCCGACCATGTCGTCCTGGTAGGAGGTCGGGCCGGTGTTGGGGCGCATCTGGGCGACCGAGACGTACCGGGTGCCGTCCCGGGTGGGGACCCACAGGACCAGGTCGGCGAAGGAGAGGTCGGAGAGCAGCTGCCACTCCGAGACCAGCAGGTGGAGCCACTCGAGATCGGAGTCGTCGAGGGCGGTGTGCTGGCGGACCAGTTCGTTCATGGAGGGCACGTCTGCGAGCGTACCCGGACGTTCGAACATGGCCGAAAACCAGCCGCGAGCGGCCCCTGAAACACCCGCGGGCCGCGGCGCCTGGAAGGGACCCTCAACCCTCCCGGCACCGCAGCCCGGAGCATCATCGGCCGTGGGGTGTGCGGTCCCGGTCGGCCGAAGGTCGAGGAGCCGGGGCAGTCAGGGCAGAGAGCTCCGGATCCTCGATCCGCCTTCCTGTGCGGGGAAGACGGAGGCTCGTTCATGGAGAAACATCGTCGTCGATTGTGGACTAGACCACAACCATGTGTCCATGGCCTTGTCGGCATGCACGACTGATGGCACCCGATGCCACGCAGCCTAGCCCGCCGCGGTCAGCCATGGGGCCAGATGGACAGGGCAATTTCCGCGAGTGCTTCCAGATCCGCACGGCTCGCGCCGTCGCGGGCCTGCTGGGACATGCCCTGGATCATCGCGCCGGTGTGCCGGGCGAGGGCGGCGGCGTCGGTGCCGGCGGGGAGGCGGCCCGCCGCGATGTCCGCCCGGATCCGGGACTCGAAGGCGGCGATGTTCGCGTTGCGCCGCTCGCGCAGCAGCTGCCCCACCTCGGGGCTGGTGCAGTTGGTGGCGGCGTGCACGACCAGGCAGCCGTGAGGATGGGCGGCGTCGGTGTACTCGGCGGCGGCCTCGCGCAGCAGGCGCTCCACGGCGGCGCGGGCGGTGGGCTCCTCGGCGAGGGCGCGATCGCCGAAGGCGCCGTAGGTGTCGGTATAGAGGCGCACGACCTCCTCGAACAGCGTCCGCTTGTCACCGAAGGCCGCGTACAGGCTCGGGGCGCCGATGCCCATGATCCTGGTGAGGTCGGCGACGGAGGTGGCCTCGTAGCCGTGCTCCCAGAAGGCCATGAGCGCCTTCTCCAGGGCGGTGGCACGATCGAAGGAGCGCGGGCGGCCACGCGATCCGGAGGTCACCATGGGGGCCATTTTATAGCGGACCTTAGAGAAATGGACCAGTGCGTCCGGGGGTCCGGCTCTGTTAGATTGGTCTAAACCACATAGAGACGCCCAGAGCCCACTTCAGAACGGCAGGCCCAGCGTGGAAGTTGTCATCGTTCCGGACGCCGCGGCGGGCGGCGAGCTCATCGCCGAGGCCATGGCACAGCTGCTGCGACGCAAGCCCGACGCCCTGCTCGGCGTGGCCACCGGCTCCACCCCGCTGCCCATCTACCAGGCGCTGACCGCCAAGGTGCGTTCCGGCGCCGTGGACGCCTCGCGGGCGCGCATAGCCCAGCTCGACGAATACGTGGGACTGCCCGCCGACCACCCCGAGTCCTACCGCTCGGTGCTGCGC includes:
- a CDS encoding diacylglycerol/lipid kinase family protein; this translates as MRALLVVNPAATTTSARRRDVLIHALASEMKLEAVTTEYRGHARDLGRQAADSDDIDLVVALGGDGTVNEVVNGLLHAGPDPERLPGLAVVPGGSTNVFARALGLPNDPVEATGALLDALREGRERVVGLGLTSGTPGTEDEAVPDRWFTFNAGLGFDAGVVGRVEQQRERGKKSTHALYVRQVIRQFLGEPNRRHGSITLSRPGVDPIADLVVAIVSNTSPWTYLGNRPMYTSPKASFDTGVDVLGLSRLSTAAVARYGTQLLTSSPERGPHGRHVVSLHDLDQFTLHSKAPLPLQMDGDHLGLRTSVTFTGVRRALRVIV
- a CDS encoding anti-sigma regulatory factor, coding for MSQIAGEPAANQDFVEVRLPAAGAYLSVLRTATAGLAARLDFTLDEIEDLRIAVDEACAILLQQAVPGSVLGCVFRLVDDSLEVTVSAPTTDGHAPSRDTFAWTVLSALAGKVSSAVDEDKTVSISLYKQRGAGPGPA
- a CDS encoding UBP-type zinc finger domain-containing protein, with protein sequence MKQCTHADALPHPEPEPLDATCPECLRDGTHPVQLRLCLTCGHVGCCDSSPGRHATQHHETSGHPVMRTFEPGEDWRWCFVDHVLV
- a CDS encoding TetR/AcrR family transcriptional regulator — its product is MVTSGSRGRPRSFDRATALEKALMAFWEHGYEATSVADLTRIMGIGAPSLYAAFGDKRTLFEEVVRLYTDTYGAFGDRALAEEPTARAAVERLLREAAAEYTDAAHPHGCLVVHAATNCTSPEVGQLLRERRNANIAAFESRIRADIAAGRLPAGTDAAALARHTGAMIQGMSQQARDGASRADLEALAEIALSIWPHG
- a CDS encoding RNA polymerase sigma factor SigF; translation: MRDEERGTRELPAGDGGAPWPSTGDLSGEAPRDGSRRMADGIDGIPEQARPHPEDDSAHTAGDGGAQAVPPEDSGGTGAAGRAGARARGRATGGTMSEHERYAEDDAPSAKPVQAAQHDPADRSGARAMFVELRALKEGSPEYAELRNQLVRMHLPLVEHLARRFRNRGEPLDDLTQVATIGLIKSVDRFDPERGVEFSTYATPTVVGEIKRHFRDKGWAVRVPRRLQELRLALTTATAELSQLHGRSPTVHELAEKLAISEEEVLEGLESANAYSTLSLDVPDTDDESPAVADTLGAEDEALEGVEYRESLKPLLEDLPPREKRILLLRFFGNMTQSQIAQEVGISQMHVSRLLARTLAQLREKLLVEE
- a CDS encoding WhiB family transcriptional regulator, which codes for MDWRHNAVCREEDPELFFPIGNTGPALLQIEEAKAVCRRCPVIEQCLQWALESGQDSGVWGGLSEDERRAMKRRAARNRARQASA
- a CDS encoding sensor histidine kinase, which produces MPSMNELVRQHTALDDSDLEWLHLLVSEWQLLSDLSFADLVLWVPTRDGTRYVSVAQMRPNTGPTSYQDDMVGHLVPRGRRPMLDAALDEGRIVREGDPEWREEVPVRVESIPVRRESRVLGVIARNTNLLTVRTPSRLELTYLQSASDLAQMIAAGSFPFPDQQVDMDAAPRVGDGLIRLDADGLVQYASPNALSAYHRLGLAADLVGQHLGQTTAELAPTRGPVDEALAKVASGWAPREFEIEANDGVIQFRAIPLKPKGTRIGSLVLCRDVTELRRRERELITKDATIREIHHRVKNNLQTVAALLRLQARRIDSERGREALEEAVRRVGSIAIVHETLSQNLDERVEFDDIADRVLAMVAEISPGKVTGRRSGRFGILDAEVATPLSMVLTEVLQNALEHGFREGDTGTVEVSAVRGGTTKEARLLVTVQDDGVGLPEDFDPHRSGNLGLQIVRTLVEGELGGSFDMVPAPGRGTRVILDIPVRAQK